Proteins encoded by one window of Torulaspora delbrueckii CBS 1146 chromosome 2, complete genome:
- the SGF29 gene encoding Sgf29p (similar to Saccharomyces cerevisiae SGF29 (YCL010C); ancestral locus Anc_1.409) — protein sequence MEGQWDLVISSLQDVYNTNEVNHLNDDVNLKRLNFANLPTEQLQSHLDHFEAHEENVKRAQRLLEAVRTNLDSVIEYTATQEAQKSATPAAVGDLDHRVGSKSAQDQAAPTHTGRCYWVSQYNPDGPLLVGSEVAYKPKKGGEGEWFQCEVIKISADGLRYEVRDPEPDDMGNMGKLFKCTWKELIFIPPQDATRSQTPNYPPGTKVLARYPETTTFYPAIVTGTKRDGVCRLKFDGEEEVDKEMEVTRRLVLPYPTVSSQPVKR from the coding sequence ATGGAGGGGCAGTGGGATCTAGTCATTTCGtctttgcaagatgttTACAACACAAACGAGGTGAATCATTTGAACGATGATGTGAACTTGAAGAGGCTCAACTTCGCCAACCTGCCAACTGAGCAATTGCAATCACACTTGGATCATTTTGAAGCGCACGAGGAGAACGTCAAACGAGCCCAACGACTGCTCGAAGCTGTAAGGACTAACCTAGATAGCGTGATTGAATACACAGCTACACAAGAAGCCCAAAAGTCTGCTACTCCGGCCGCAGTGGGCGACCTGGACCACCGAGTTGGTTCCAAATCAGCGCAGGATCAAGCAGCACCTACTCATACGGGTCGATGTTACTGGGTCAGTCAATATAATCCAGATGGACCCTTGCTTGTTGGGTCAGAGGTTGCATACAAGCCTAAGAAGGGTGGGGAAGGAGAGTGGTTCCAATGCGAAGTAATCAAGATATCCGCAGATGGTCTTAGGTACGAGGTCAGAGATCCGGAACCCGATGACATGGGCAATATGGGgaagttgttcaaatgTACGTGGAAAGAACTAATCTTCATCCCTCCACAGGATGCCACCAGAAGTCAGACTCCAAACTACCCACCGGGGACCAAAGTATTGGCCAGATACCCCGAGACTACAACATTCTACCCTGCAATCGTTACGGGCACTAAAAGGGACGGGGTGTGTCGGCTCAAATTTGAtggcgaagaagaagtggacAAGGAGATGGAAGTGACCAGACGACTAGTGCTGCCATACCCAACGGTCTCGTCCCAGCCAGTGaagagatga
- the TDEL0B06100 gene encoding NADP-dependent isocitrate dehydrogenase (similar to Saccharomyces cerevisiae IDP2 (YLR174W) and IDP3 (YNL009W); ancestral locus Anc_1.396), whose product MKVTVKSPIVEMDGDEQTRIIWQLIKDKLILPFLDVDLKYYDLSVTNRDDTNDQVTVDSANATLKYGVAVKCATITPDEARVEEFKLKKMWRSPNGTIRNILGGTVFREPIVIPRIPRLVPQWEKAIIIGRHAFGDQYRATDVVIPGEGELRLVFKSKDGKSDQDLHVFDFPKDGGVGMAMYNTTESITGFAKASFELALERKLPLYSTTKNTILKKYDGKFKDVFEQMYADQYQSRFEELGIWYEHRLIDDMVAQMLKSKGGFIIAMKNYDGDVESDIVAQGFGSLGLMTSVLVTPDGKTFESEAAHGTVTRHFRQHQQGKETSTNSIASIFAWTRGVIQRGKLDDTPEVVRFGELLEKATVDTVQVDGIMTKDLALILGKTDRSSYTTTEGFIDSVEHRLVKEFQHAFPSRL is encoded by the coding sequence ATGAAAGTTACGGTTAAGAGTCCCATCGTGGAGATGGACGGAGATGAGCAAACGCGAATCATTTGGCAATTGATTAAGGATAAGCTGATTTTACCCTTCTTGGATGTGGATTTGAAGTACTACGACTTGTCAGTGACGAATAGAGACGACACTAACGACCAAGTAACTGTGGATTCTGCCAATGCCACCTTGAAGTACGGTGTGGCTGTTAAATGTGCTACAATTACCCCGGATGAAGCtagagttgaagaatttaagCTTAAGAAGATGTGGAGGTCCCCTAATGGTACTATCAGAAACATTCTTGGTGGAACTGTTTTTAGAGAACCAATTGTGATTCCAAGGATTCCAAGACTGGTTCCACAGTGGGAGAAAGCCATTATTATCGGTAGACACGCATTTGGGGACCAATACCGTGCCACAGACGTGGTAATCCCTGGGGAAGGTGAGTTGAGACTTGTTTTCAAGTCCAAGGATGGTAAAAGTGACCAGGATTTGCATGTGTTTGATTTCCCTAAGGATGGTGGTGTTGGTATGGCAATGTACAACACCACTGAGTCTATCACAGGTTTTGCAAAGGCTTCTTTCGAGTTAGCACTCGAACGTAAGCTACCATTGTACTCCACCACCAAAAATACTATCTTGAAAAAGTATGATGGTAAATTCAAGGATGTGTTCGAGCAAATGTACGCAGATCAATATCAAAGCCGGTTCGAAGAGCTTGGAATCTGGTATGAGCATAGACTCATCGACGATATGGTTGCTCAAATGCTCAAATCGAAAGGTGGGTTCATCATCGCTATGAAGAACTATGATGGTGATGTGGAGTCCGATATCGTCGCTCAGGGTTTTGGATCTCTTGGTTTGATGACCTCTGTGCTAGTGACACCAGATGGTAAGACTTTTGAGAGTGAAGCAGCCCACGGTACGGTTACCAGGCATTTCAGACAACATCAACAGGGGAAAGAaacatcaacaaactcaattGCTTCTATTTTCGCTTGGACTAGAGGTGTCATTCAACGTGGTAAGCTTGACGACACTCCTGAAGTGGTGAGGTTCGGTGAACTTCTCGAGAAGGCCACTGTTGACACCGTTCAAGTCGATGGGATCATGACTAAGGATTTGGCTTTAATCTTGGGCAAGACAGACCGCTCTTCTTACACAACCACAGAAGGTTTTATCGACTCCGTCGAACACAGACTAGTGAAGGAATTCCAGCACGCATTTCCATCGAGGCTATAA
- the SPO1 gene encoding putative carboxylic ester hydrolase (similar to Saccharomyces cerevisiae SPO1 (YNL012W); ancestral locus Anc_1.392) produces the protein MLTGTGFIKQMSDWKLFDSLTYVSGLSGGSWILMDLITHDFEVDLMLTDWNLDDGLLQGIPDFVVRQKDLVSGIEESDLTEEALLKRDWSGFDNEEFREFREILDMEVALFDEETNDEGLGKRSLNPLLRLRQLLFDDDDEVEEPLKGSLKDKNDTAQIKSWKSVKRIIQFYIDLHMEVRPKKMKGFPVSFTDYLGKAFIRNLGSNVTNMLNGSSFSRLFRESKSFKDFKAPIPIVVANCKNERLKNVIFEFTPFEFGSWNPLLRLFVKLEYLGSRIRSGIAERCVKNFDDVGFITATSSSIFNNALIYIWNMTAKSSRETVKAIKTIMGLFGLEMAGTDSNDVRSSTLDQIKADYAVYHPNPFFNYPGVDSILTTNDHLYLVDGGEDGENIPLRPLLIPERKVDVVLILDSSSDNQNFPDGRKLKNVMNQLNPEKAWSFPELEFPLEHPLAFGCFDKDHPLLLYFSNGQHSYRSNTSTFKIVYDESEIGRMLMNGREVFSSDFDEHHRNCLGCLLIKRTLDRSAYLSEPSFCRDCYDEYCF, from the coding sequence ATGCTTACAGGAACTGGTTTCATCAAACAGATGAGTGATTGGAAACTCTTTGATAGTCTTACTTATGTTTCCGGTCTATCTGGTGGAAGCTGGATACTGATGGATCTTATCACACACGATTTTGAGGTGGATCTCATGTTGACAGATTGGAATTTGGATGATGGACTTTTGCAGGGGATTCCTGATTTTGTTGTGAGGCAGAAAGATCTTGTCTCTGGTATTGAAGAGAGTGATTTGACAGAGGAGGCCCTGCTCAAGAGGGATTGGAGTGGATTTGATAATGAGGAGTTTAGAGAATTtcgagaaattttggatATGGAGGTTGCTCTCTTCGACGAAGAAACAAACGACGAGGGCTTGGGTAAGAGAAGTCTGAATCCACTTTTGAGGTTACGGCAATTATTGTtcgacgatgatgatgaagtggAGGAGCCTTTGAAAGGGTCTTTAAAAGACAAGAACGACACAGCACAGATCAAATCATGGAAATCTGTTAAGCGGATAATTCAATTTTACATTGACCTTCATATGGAGGTTAGACCTAAAAAGATGAAGGGGTTTCCAGTTTCGTTCACAGATTATTTGGGTAAAGCCTTCATAAGGAATTTGGGAAGCAATGTCACTAATATGCTGAACGGCTCTTCATTCTCTCGTTTATTCAGAGAATCCAAAAGCtttaaagatttcaagGCTCCGATACCCATAGTCGTTGCAAATTGTAAAAATGAGCGACTAAAGAATGTAATTTTCGAGTTTACCCCGTTTGAATTTGGATCTTGGAACCCGTTACTACGCTTATTCGTTAAATTAGAATATTTGGGCTCGAGAATCAGAAGTGGCATAGCCGAACGTTGCGTCAAGAACTTTGACGACGTTGGATTCATTACCGccacttcatcttcgatcttcaacaatgcTCTAATTTACATCTGGAACATGACTGCAAAGTCATCTAGAGAGACTGTGAAAGCAATAAAGACTATCATGGGTTTGTTCGGACTGGAGATGGCTGGCACCGATTCAAACGATGTCAGATCATCAACTCTAGACCAGATCAAAGCTGATTATGCTGTTTATCATCCCAATCCATTTTTTAACTACCCCGGAGTAGACAGCATACTTACTACTAATGACCACCTATATCTTGTTGATGGCGGCGAAGATGGGGAGAACATTCCCCTACGGCCATTGCTGATCCCCGAGCGGAAAGTTGATGTAGTCCTCATCCTGGATTCGAGTTCTGACAATCAAAACTTCCCTGATGGAAGAAAGCTGAAGAATGTGatgaaccaattgaacCCTGAGAAGGCATGGTCTTTTCCGGAGTTAGAGTTCCCACTTGAACATCCATTAGCATTTGGCTGTTTCGATAAAGATCATCCTCTCCTTCTCTATTTTTCCAATGGTCAACACAGCTATCGATCCAACACTTCAACATTCAAGATCGTATACGATGAAAGCGAGATAGGTAGGATGCTGATGAATGGTCGAGAAGTCTTCAGTTCGGATTTTGATGAGCATCATAGAAATTGCCTTGGCTGCCTCTTAATCAAGAGGACGTTAGATCGTTCAGCATATTTGTCAGAGCCAAGTTTCTGTCGTGACTGTTATGATGAATATTGTTTCTGA
- the ILV6 gene encoding acetolactate synthase regulatory subunit (similar to Saccharomyces cerevisiae ILV6 (YCL009C); ancestral locus Anc_1.411), whose protein sequence is MIRSVLIRNSSRCFVRHGSSSTSALAYKQLHRHASRPPLPTLETPSWSADSAVSSILYETPVASRQPRKQHVLNCLVQNEPGVLSRISGTLAARGFNIDSLVVCNTEVKDLSRMTIVLQGQDGVIEQARRQIEDLVPVYAVLDYSNSEIIKRELVLARVSLLGAEYFEDLLLHHHKSTIEAEDSGDLVSEIREKKFHPTNLPMSEVLRLKHEHLNDISNLAKNFGGKVVDISDGSCIVELSAKPSRISAFLKLIEPFGVLECARSGMMALPRIPVKSSLEEAEEAEQLNDIVDLSQLPPG, encoded by the coding sequence ATGATCAGATCGGTGTTGATTCGTAACAGCAGTCGCTGTTTCGTTCGTCATGGTTCATCCTCGACATCCGCTCTGGCTTATAAGCAATTGCACAGACATGCTTCCAGACCACCTTTGCCCACTTTAGAGACTCCTTCTTGGAGTGCTGATAGTGCGGTGTCATCTATTCTCTACGAGACCCCTGTTGCCTCGAGACAACCTAGAAAACAGCACGTTTTGAACTGTTTGGTGCAAAATGAACCAGGTGTATTATCGAGAATCTCTGGTACTTTAGCTGCAAGAGGTTTCAACATTGACTCATTGGTTGTCTGTAACACGGAGGTTAAGGATTTGAGTAGAATGACTATCGTGTTGCAGGGACAGGACGGTGTCATCGAGCAGGCTAGAagacaaattgaagatttggtTCCCGTATACGCCGTGCTGGACTACTCAAACTCCGAAATCATCAAGAGAGAGTTAGTATTGGCTCGTGTGTCATTGTTGGGTGCTGAGTATTTCGAGGATTTGTTGTTGCATCACCACAAGAGCACCATTGAGGCGGAAGACTCCGGTGATTTGGTCTCCGAGAtcagagagaagaaattccatCCAACCAATTTGCCAATGAGTGAAGTGCTAAGATTGAAGCACGAACATTTGAACGATATTTCTAATTTGGCCAAGAattttggtggtaaagttgttgatattaGCGATGGAAGTTGTATCGTAGAGCTTTCGGCCAAGCCTTCCCGTATTAGtgctttcttgaaattgattgaaCCTTTTGGTGTGTTGGAATGTGCCAGAAGTGGTATGATGGCACTGCCAAGAATCCCAGTCAAGAGCTCActggaagaagctgaagaagctgagcAGTTGAACGATATCGTCGACCTCAGTCAACTACCACCGGGTTAA
- the SSP120 gene encoding nucleobindin SSP120 (similar to Saccharomyces cerevisiae SSP120 (YLR250W); ancestral locus Anc_1.393), producing the protein MLLLAKIVLYCFAIAKCASASNSDGTEVNVESEQKPQGLSWEEWHMEHEHQLVKYDPETFFDLHDSKHKGYMDRNDILSLYGLNRDEIVGKGDGMGQHDDSEVVDEGLADRVVSLIMKLLDVNDDTKIERSEYLAFAKKGNEMPDLGVGVGHHSDFEAEYEIHHWNQYHKDDDPEIKNVHKEDIEHELLHHEHEIEHEEIVQKGASRSTVITDDELESRINFMNIPRKYKNGI; encoded by the coding sequence ATGCTATTACTCGCTAAAATCGTATTGTACTGCTTTGCAATTGCCAAATGTGCTTCAGCTAGCAACTCAGATGGAACAGAAGTGAATGTTGAAAGTGAACAAAAGCCACAGGGACTTTCTTGGGAGGAATGGCATATGGAGCATGAACATCAACTGGTGAAATATGATCCTGAAACTTTTTTCGATTTGCACGATTCAAAGCACAAGGGATACATGGACCGTAATGATATCCTATCCCTGTACGGATTGAATCGCGATGAAATTGTCGGTAAAGGAGATGGAATGGGTCAACATGATGATTCTGAAGTCGTTGATGAAGGTTTAGCCGACCGTGTAGTTTCGCTTATCATGAAACTTTTGGATGTTAATGACGACACAAAGATTGAAAGGTCAGAGTACCTTGcttttgccaagaagggCAATGAGATGCCAGACTTGGGTGTTGGCGTTGGACATCattcagattttgaagcagaaTATGAGATTCATCACTGGAATCAGTACCATAAGGATGATGATCCAGAAATAAAGAACGTTCACAAAGAGGACATTGAGCATGAACTATTGCATCATGAGCACGAGATAGAACATGAGGAGATAGTGCAGAAAGGTGCCTCTAGAAGCACTGTCATTACTGATGACGAATTAGAGTCTAGAATTAATTTTATGAATATCCCAAGAAAATATAAGAATGGTATCTGA
- the PYP1 gene encoding putative phosphoric monoester hydrolase (similar to Saccharomyces cerevisiae YNL010W; ancestral locus Anc_1.395) has protein sequence MVEAVIFTDFDGTVTWDDSNDYLTDHFGFGKEKRLEAFDGVLDGSKTFRHAFWEMLESVHKPLPECIEILEQHIELDPGFKETFEWAEQNNVPIIVVSSGMRPIIKQLLGKLVGKEAVEKIQIISNEVEIAENQDWKIIYKDDSSFGHDKSKSLEQQKQKFESQLKPGQQRPTYFYCGDGVSDLSAAKECDLLFAKKGKDLVRYCRKENVPYHEFETFKDILASMKQVLAGEKTVKELMQNDQ, from the coding sequence ATGGTTGAGGCAGTTATATTCACAGATTTTGACGGTACAGTTACCTGGGACGATTCTAACGATTACTTAACTGACCATTTTGGGTTCGGTAAGGAAAAACGTCTCGAAGCTTTTGATGGTGTCTTGGATGGATCCAAGACTTTTAGACATGCCTTTTGGGAAATGTTGGAGTCCGTGCACAAGCCATTGCCTGAATGTATCGAGATATTGGAACAGCATATTGAATTGGATCCTGgtttcaaagaaactttcGAATGGGCCGAACAAAACAATGTTCCAATCATTGTTGTATCCAGCGGTATGAGACCAATTATCAAGCAACTTTTGGGTAAACTAGTCGGTAAGGAAGCAGTTGAGAAGATCCAGATTATCTCCAATGAGGTTGAAATCGCCGAAAATCAGGACTGGAAGATCATTTACAAAGATGACTCGTCCTTTGGTCACGACAAATCGAAGAGTCTCGAACAACAAAAACAAAAGTTTGAGTCTCAGTTAAAACCAGGTCAACAACGTCCAACCTACTTCTACTGTGGGGATGGTGTCTCTGACCTAAGTGCAGCCAAAGAGTGTGATCTACTTTTCGCCAAGAAAGGTAAGGATCTAGTTCGTTACTGTAGAAAAGAAAACGTTCCCTACCATGAGTTCGAGACTTTTAAAGACATCCTAGCCTCCATGAAGCAAGTGCTGGCCGGTGAAAAGACCGTCAAAGAACTGATGCAAAATGAccagtga
- the TDEL0B06120 gene encoding uncharacterized protein (similar to Saccharomyces cerevisiae YNL011C; ancestral locus Anc_1.394): MKLVVFSGGTATNSLTPCFSKISYEQRGELTYVLPVSDNGGSTSEILRVVGGPAIGDLRSRIVRLVTDPKVAELLSYRLPNNQNEAKQGWNWIVEGSHPIWRNVPTEVKEICRAFFIHINSELLKRTKVSNPFRFEKASIGNLFLTGARLFLGSLDASIELMMRVGRCDPQVHVIPCINTNHTHHIAALLANDEVITGQSQISHPSRPKLTMDHRANSVTDITRDGFVHLELTEDDKLEEEEEEEEFANPLYILPELKNSQLHFEKIDVDDTLPAPIKNLLYINPYGEEIKPMGNSRAISKIKNADMIVYSIGSLVTSLLPIVVLGNIADVILESKHTRKVLLLNNKYDRETSWLDGVKYVQLVIDTMTSAAIKYKKSKSNRPIAGLQLYWTDFITDLVYLKHGEIAIHEDDFAKRGIECHGIKSQQFENDQLADVLKKIGQKRGLE, encoded by the coding sequence ATGAAACTAGTGGTGTTCTCAGGTGGAACCGCTACAAACTCGCTGACTCCTTGTTTCTCGAAGATCTCTTATGAACAACGAGGTGAACTGACCTATGTGCTGCCCGTGTCGGACAACGGAGGCTCGACAAGTGAGATATTGAGAGTAGTTGGTGGACCTGCAATTGGTGATCTCCGATCTAGAATCGTTCGGCTCGTTACAGACCCTAAAGTGGCAGAATTGCTCAGTTATCGTTTGCCGAACAATCAAAATGAAGCCAAGCAAGGTTGGAACTGGATAGTTGAAGGATCACACCCAATCTGGCGCAATGTACCAACTGAAGTGAAGGAGATTTGTCGAGCATTTTTCATTCATATCAATTCTGAGCTCTTGAAGCGTACTAAAGTGTCGAATCCGTTCCGATTTGAAAAGGCCTCGATTGGGAATCTGTTCTTGACCGGTGCAAGACTGTTTCTTGGGTCACTCGATGCGTCTATCGAACTTATGATGAGGGTTGGCAGATGTGATCCTCAAGTGCATGTCATTCCGTGCATTAACACCAACCATACGCACCATATCGCTGCATTGCTGGCAAATGACGAAGTGATCACGGGCCAGTCACAAATTTCCCATCCCTCGAGACCAAAACTCACTATGGATCACCGAGCGAATTCTGTAACTGATATCACTAGGGATGGATTTGTGCATTTGGAACTGACGGAGGATGATAAgttagaagaagaagaagaagaggaggagTTCGCTAATCCATTGTACATCTTACCagagttgaaaaactcaCAATTGcattttgagaagatcGATGTCGATGATACACTACCGGCACCAATCAAGAATCTACTTTATATCAATCCATATGGGGAAGAAATCAAGCCAATGGGCAATTCTCGTGCAATCtccaagatcaagaacGCAGATATGATTGTTTACTCGATTGGGTCACTGGTGACCAGTTTGCTGCCGATCGTGGTCCTGGGGAACATTGCAGATGTTATCTTGGAGTCTAAGCATACACGGAAAGTGCTTCTTTTAAACAACAAGTACGATAGAGAAACGTCTTGGCTTGATGGTGTAAAGTACGTTCAACTCGTGATAGATACGATGACAAGCGCCGCTATCAAGTATAAAAAATCCAAGAGTAACCGGCCCATCGCGGGGCTGCAACTGTATTGGACAGATTTCATCACAGATCTTGTTTACTTAAAGCATGGTGAGATCGCGATccatgaagatgatttcgCAAAGAGAGGTATTGAATGCCATGGAATAAAATCTCAGCAATTTGAGAATGATCAATTGGCAGATGTACTGAAGaaaattggtcaaaagAGGGGACTTGAATAA
- the MRP7 gene encoding mitochondrial 54S ribosomal protein bL27m (similar to Saccharomyces cerevisiae MRP7 (YNL005C); ancestral locus Anc_1.410) produces MSLWNSISNGTICAKKGACIILTQVRTATKRAAGSRTSMKDSAGRRLGPKKYEGQPVKVGEIIMRQRGTKFYPGENVGIGKDHTIYAKEPGVVRYYLDPFHPRRKFVGVSLSREIKLPLPHFEPSVRRFGRQVIKNEKQAAQEEQFLPRKKALAKDEILKNLSEREERRNILEQEFVKTLTESLKLDIKDLKFATKYLIRLRSCLKSGFSLEDAQFNAKYYLEYETKLKSKRESWGSEKLAEQLQVLQDTTSLLNESTSFNNKLSLIKYITSAEKLALKQKLIDDLKEKTIVTKKDRDEVRKLFNNACDYLTLSEEVYLRRKFLKPVRPETTATIADKPSKKTLVMRRFNYEKSRIDVIPRKKEAFLSKL; encoded by the coding sequence ATGTCATTGTGGAACAGTATCAGCAATGGGACTATCTGTGCGAAAAAAGGAGCCTGTATCATTCTAACGCAGGTGCGTACAGCAACCAAGAGGGCTGCCGGTTCGAGAACTTCGATGAAAGACTCTGCCGGTCGTAGATTGGGTCCAAAGAAGTACGAAGGTCAGCCTGTGAAGGTGGGAGAGATTATTATGAGGCAGCGTGGTACCAAGTTTTACCCTGGGGAGAATGTAGGAATAGGTAAGGACCACACGATCTATGCTAAGGAGCCTGGTGTGGTTCGCTACTATCTAGATCCATTTCATCCAAGGAGAAAGTTTGTTGGTGTTTCTTTGAGCCGTGAGATCAAGCTGCCTTTGCCACATTTTGAGCCTAGCGTAAGGAGATTTGGTCGTCAAGTCATAAAGAATGAGAAACAGGCAGCACAGGAAGAGCAATTCTTACCAAGAAAAAAGGCTCTTGCtaaggatgaaattttaaagaatttgagtgaacgtgaagaaagaagaaatatttTGGAGCAAGAATTTGTCAAGACGCTGACCGAGAGTTTGAAGCTTgatatcaaagatttgaaattcgCCACAAAATATTTGATTCGTTTGAGATCCTGTTTAAAGAGTGGGTTTAGCTTGGAAGATGCGCAGTTTAATGCGAAGTACTACTTGGAGTACGAAACTAAATTGAAGTCGAAGAGAGAAAGTTGGGgcagtgaaaaattggccGAACAACTACAAGTTTTGCAAGATACTACTTCGCTCCTTAACGAatcaacttctttcaacaacaagCTAAGCCTAATCAAATATATTACTTCAGCGGAGAAACTGGCTTTGaaacaaaaattgattgacGATCTCAAGGAGAAGACAATTGTGACCAAGAAGGATAGAGACGAAGTGAGAAAGTTGTTCAACAACGCTTGTGATTACCTAACTTTGTCAGAAGAAGTTTACTTGCGCAGAAAGTTTTTAAAACCAGTTAGGCCAGAGACTACCGCTACGATCGCCGATAAACCAAGCAAGAAGACTTTGGTAATGAGACGCTTCAACTATGAAAAGAGTAGGATCGACGTCataccaagaaagaaagaggcTTTCCTAAGTAAACTTTGA